In one window of Candidatus Avedoeria danica DNA:
- a CDS encoding endo-1,4-beta-xylanase, translating into MIPPPLLRRLRLSAVALLGVAGAALWLALRPPSGAGLAGAAAHRLATIPFTDVHPWGANVFLEREVEAWKAEQTVVLAADAGIRWAKQHLPWADVERERGRLDWAKYDRIVDVCDANGIEVIWRIDWTPAWAARDDHGPGANNVPADPADLARFVGEAAAHFKGRVRFYQIWNEPNLASEWGYRPVDPASYVALLAAAAAAARAADPAAVIIAAPLAINTETLAEGDNLNDLDYLRGMYAAGAAEHFDILAANAFGMDRPPNDPPAPDRLNFRRIELQRAIMREAGDDETPIWLSEYGWNAAPVGLADNIWGHVPAASQAEWTVEGVRLAQAEWPWAGVFGLWYFRQWGGIAPDRADYWFAAVMPDFTPTRLFDAVRDAASGTIVAGPGFWQERSAPVRVTPGGRWRWLPREGASDGQALVAQGASADGDDGAARPAESTAAPGAADRDGLVFTFRGRQVVARLATGRQAGTLAVELDGQAQSPRALGGAEAAWADVTLVEGLDGGAHTLRLTAGAAGGEIALDHFRVDSGPPADPRTLWWALLALAAAALLASILRDARQVAVRLNA; encoded by the coding sequence ATGATCCCGCCACCGCTTCTGCGTCGACTGCGGCTGTCCGCCGTGGCGCTGCTCGGTGTCGCCGGCGCGGCCCTGTGGCTCGCGCTCCGCCCGCCGTCCGGCGCCGGGCTGGCCGGCGCGGCCGCCCACCGCCTGGCGACGATCCCGTTCACCGACGTGCACCCGTGGGGCGCCAACGTCTTCCTCGAGCGTGAGGTCGAGGCGTGGAAGGCGGAACAGACCGTTGTCCTGGCCGCCGACGCCGGGATCCGTTGGGCCAAGCAGCACCTGCCGTGGGCCGATGTCGAGCGCGAGCGCGGACGATTGGACTGGGCGAAGTACGATCGGATCGTCGACGTCTGTGATGCGAACGGGATCGAGGTTATCTGGCGGATCGACTGGACGCCCGCTTGGGCGGCGCGCGACGACCACGGCCCGGGCGCGAACAACGTCCCGGCCGACCCGGCGGACCTCGCCCGCTTCGTGGGCGAGGCGGCGGCGCACTTCAAGGGGCGGGTCCGGTTCTACCAGATCTGGAACGAGCCGAACCTGGCCAGCGAGTGGGGCTACCGGCCCGTCGACCCCGCGAGCTACGTGGCGCTGCTGGCCGCCGCCGCCGCCGCCGCGCGCGCGGCCGACCCGGCCGCGGTGATCATCGCCGCGCCGCTGGCGATCAACACCGAGACCCTGGCCGAGGGCGACAACCTGAACGATCTCGACTACCTGCGCGGGATGTATGCCGCCGGCGCCGCCGAGCACTTCGACATCCTGGCGGCCAACGCGTTCGGGATGGACCGGCCGCCGAACGACCCGCCGGCGCCGGACCGTCTGAACTTCCGGCGAATCGAGTTGCAGCGGGCGATCATGCGCGAAGCGGGTGACGACGAGACGCCGATCTGGCTCTCCGAGTACGGCTGGAACGCTGCGCCGGTCGGCCTGGCGGACAACATCTGGGGCCACGTGCCGGCCGCGTCGCAGGCCGAGTGGACGGTCGAGGGCGTCCGCTTGGCGCAGGCCGAGTGGCCGTGGGCGGGCGTCTTCGGGCTGTGGTACTTCCGGCAGTGGGGCGGCATCGCGCCCGACCGGGCGGATTACTGGTTCGCCGCCGTCATGCCCGACTTCACGCCGACGCGCCTGTTCGACGCCGTGCGCGACGCCGCAAGCGGGACGATCGTTGCCGGCCCAGGTTTCTGGCAGGAGCGCAGCGCGCCGGTGCGCGTGACACCGGGCGGCCGATGGCGCTGGCTGCCGCGCGAGGGCGCTTCGGACGGCCAGGCGCTCGTGGCGCAGGGCGCATCGGCGGACGGCGACGACGGCGCCGCTCGGCCGGCCGAGTCCACTGCCGCGCCGGGCGCTGCGGACCGCGACGGGCTCGTCTTCACGTTCCGCGGGCGCCAGGTCGTTGCCCGGCTGGCCACCGGCCGGCAGGCCGGCACGCTGGCCGTCGAGCTCGACGGCCAGGCGCAGTCCCCGCGTGCGCTCGGCGGCGCCGAGGCGGCCTGGGCCGACGTGACGCTCGTGGAAGGCCTCGACGGCGGTGCGCACACGCTGCGACTGACGGCCGGCGCGGCGGGCGGTGAGATCGCCCTCGACCACTTCCGCGTCGACAGCGGCCCGCCGGCCGACCCGCGCACGCTGTGGTGGGCGCTGCTGGCTCTTGCGGCGGCAGCGCTCTTGGCCTCGATCCTCCGGGACGCGCGGCAGGTGGCCGTGAGGTTGAACGCTTGA
- a CDS encoding DHH family phosphoesterase: MTAAAPHAATQADAVAAAAGALRQAERVWIGTHVDPDGDAIGSALGLAHILRALGKVATVACQDAPPRDGIWLPGAKDIVASGPGGHPTSHGGHATTHGGHGIAAGGPYDLAVAVDAGDAGRLGTLHAADTWAAQPTLVIDHHISNTGFGDVDCIVPSASSTCEILLAVADALGVQLSTEAATCLLCGIVTDTIGFRTPSTSAATLAAASRLVADGADLADVARRVFLSRPLAGLRLEGRALDRVVMDGPFAISWLSLSDFEGLGAAPEDGRGIVQALATAVEPLAVALLRERHDGTFDVSLRAKGTVDLVPAARALGGGGHALAAGGRTPGPLPAALDAVRQALAAHVAAAER, encoded by the coding sequence GTGACCGCAGCCGCCCCGCACGCCGCCACACAGGCCGACGCCGTCGCCGCCGCCGCCGGGGCGCTTCGGCAGGCCGAACGGGTCTGGATCGGCACCCACGTCGATCCGGACGGCGACGCGATCGGCAGCGCGCTCGGGCTGGCGCACATCCTGCGGGCGCTCGGCAAGGTGGCAACGGTGGCGTGCCAGGATGCGCCGCCGCGCGACGGGATCTGGCTGCCGGGGGCCAAGGACATCGTGGCGTCGGGGCCGGGCGGGCATCCGACCTCGCACGGGGGCCATGCGACCACGCACGGGGGGCATGGGATTGCCGCCGGCGGGCCGTACGACCTGGCCGTCGCCGTGGATGCCGGCGACGCCGGTCGTCTCGGGACGCTCCATGCGGCCGACACCTGGGCGGCGCAGCCGACGCTCGTGATCGACCACCACATCTCCAACACCGGCTTCGGTGACGTCGACTGCATCGTGCCGAGCGCGTCTTCGACGTGCGAGATCCTGCTCGCGGTGGCCGATGCCTTGGGCGTTCAGCTCTCCACGGAGGCCGCGACGTGCCTGCTGTGCGGCATCGTCACGGACACGATCGGCTTCCGAACACCGTCGACGTCGGCGGCGACGCTGGCCGCGGCCAGCCGACTCGTCGCCGACGGCGCCGATCTGGCCGACGTGGCGCGCCGCGTCTTCCTCAGCCGCCCGCTGGCCGGCCTGCGCCTCGAGGGCCGCGCTCTCGATCGCGTCGTGATGGACGGCCCATTCGCGATCTCGTGGCTGTCCCTGTCCGACTTCGAGGGCCTTGGCGCCGCGCCCGAGGACGGCCGCGGCATCGTCCAGGCGCTGGCGACGGCCGTCGAACCGTTGGCCGTCGCGCTGCTGCGCGAGCGCCACGACGGCACGTTCGACGTGAGCCTTCGCGCGAAGGGCACCGTCGACCTCGTGCCGGCGGCCCGGGCGCTGGGCGGCGGCGGGCATGCGCTGGCGGCCGGCGGGCGCACGCCCGGGCCGCTGCCGGCGGCGCTCGACGCGGTCCGGCAGGCGCTGGCGGCGCACGTGGCGGCGGCGGAACGATGA
- a CDS encoding methyltransferase domain-containing protein, with amino-acid sequence MTAVAAEDGWPAAVPLADPLADPLADPLAAALASAAASPSGSPLAAAFDALASRYDALFSDHPSGRIVRQAVWRVADEVFAGADRVLDLGCGTGVDAVHLAARGIDVVALDVAPQMVAVARDVAAAAAAVSASGVGSVAVHVADVGDPSTWPVGVSRPDPPENRRPPDRAPDRAPYAGALADFGVLNCIGDLAPLGAALAALVRPGGCFVAVVMPPGCAWETVLGLARGDVRRATRRWRGRASADLGTGRWPVWYRPPRAVVRGLGPAWQIIRVVPIGVVVPPSWAVARGGAFDRPWLWRAWTTAETAARRLPAAARWADHVAVVLRRAP; translated from the coding sequence ATGACCGCGGTGGCGGCGGAGGACGGGTGGCCGGCGGCCGTCCCACTGGCGGACCCACTGGCGGACCCACTGGCGGACCCACTGGCGGCGGCCTTGGCGTCCGCGGCCGCGTCGCCGTCCGGATCGCCCCTCGCGGCCGCTTTCGACGCGCTCGCGTCCCGCTACGACGCGCTGTTCTCCGACCACCCGTCCGGCCGGATCGTCCGGCAAGCCGTATGGCGCGTCGCCGACGAGGTGTTCGCCGGCGCCGACCGCGTCCTCGACCTCGGCTGCGGCACCGGCGTCGACGCCGTCCATCTGGCCGCCCGCGGAATCGACGTCGTGGCGCTTGACGTCGCGCCGCAGATGGTCGCGGTGGCGCGCGACGTCGCTGCGGCCGCTGCGGCCGTGTCCGCCAGCGGTGTCGGCAGCGTCGCCGTCCACGTCGCCGACGTCGGTGATCCGTCGACGTGGCCGGTGGGCGTCTCGCGGCCCGATCCGCCGGAGAACCGTCGCCCGCCTGATCGCGCGCCCGATCGCGCGCCCTACGCCGGCGCCCTGGCCGACTTCGGCGTGCTGAACTGCATCGGCGACCTCGCGCCGCTCGGCGCGGCGTTGGCCGCGCTCGTTCGACCGGGCGGGTGCTTCGTCGCCGTCGTGATGCCCCCCGGCTGCGCCTGGGAGACCGTCCTCGGCCTGGCGCGCGGCGACGTCCGGCGGGCAACGCGGCGCTGGCGCGGCCGTGCCTCGGCCGATCTCGGCACCGGTCGCTGGCCGGTCTGGTATCGCCCGCCGCGCGCTGTGGTCCGCGGGCTCGGACCGGCGTGGCAGATCATCCGCGTCGTGCCGATCGGCGTGGTCGTCCCGCCCAGCTGGGCCGTGGCGCGGGGCGGGGCATTCGATCGACCGTGGCTCTGGCGTGCCTGGACGACCGCCGAAACCGCAGCCCGCCGGCTGCCGGCGGCGGCGCGTTGGGCCGATCACGTCGCCGTCGTGCTGCGGCGCGCGCCGTGA
- the rsgA gene encoding ribosome small subunit-dependent GTPase A — protein MLEGWVVRTQSGFYAVETGGVILKATLRGRLKRDRDREGLIALGDRVKVQRTAAPSGGGGNDAVIVERLERTSSLVRRAPGPKGVWSKDVVIANIDLLLVTFSCQRPDPNPRLIDRFLALAEIDELDCMIVITKVDLGIQPVVAADLAEYERIGYRILPVSVRTEEGLAAVKEALHGRVSAVVGPSGVGKSSMLNAIEPGLALGVGEVSTTHHKGRHTTRVGELHPLTGGGRVADTPGLRELALWEVDGAELQWGFVEFRPYLNQCRFQDCSHVHEPGCAVRAAVASGGISARRHDSYVRMLSGDVERSS, from the coding sequence GTGCTCGAGGGCTGGGTCGTCCGGACGCAGAGCGGGTTCTATGCGGTCGAGACGGGGGGCGTGATCCTGAAGGCCACGCTGCGCGGTCGGCTGAAGCGGGACCGTGATCGCGAGGGGCTGATCGCCCTTGGCGACCGCGTGAAGGTGCAGCGGACCGCGGCGCCGTCGGGCGGGGGTGGCAATGATGCCGTCATCGTTGAGCGGCTCGAGCGGACGAGCAGCTTGGTGCGCCGGGCGCCGGGTCCGAAGGGCGTCTGGTCAAAGGACGTCGTCATCGCGAACATCGACCTGTTGCTCGTCACGTTCAGCTGTCAACGTCCCGACCCGAACCCGCGCCTCATCGACCGCTTCCTTGCGCTGGCCGAGATCGACGAGCTGGACTGCATGATCGTCATCACGAAGGTGGACCTCGGCATCCAGCCGGTGGTGGCCGCCGACCTGGCGGAGTACGAGCGGATCGGCTACCGGATCCTCCCCGTTTCCGTGCGGACGGAGGAGGGCCTTGCCGCGGTGAAGGAGGCCCTGCACGGGCGCGTGAGCGCCGTCGTCGGGCCGAGCGGGGTCGGCAAGTCAAGCATGCTGAACGCGATCGAGCCCGGTCTCGCTCTCGGCGTCGGGGAGGTCAGCACGACGCATCACAAGGGGCGGCACACGACGCGCGTCGGCGAACTCCACCCGCTGACGGGCGGCGGGCGGGTGGCCGACACGCCCGGCTTGCGCGAGCTTGCGTTGTGGGAGGTGGACGGCGCCGAGCTGCAGTGGGGCTTCGTCGAGTTCCGTCCCTACCTCAACCAGTGTCGCTTCCAGGACTGCAGCCACGTCCACGAGCCCGGCTGCGCCGTTCGGGCGGCGGTGGCCAGCGGCGGGATCAGCGCGCGGCGCCACGACAGCTACGTGCGGATGTTGTCGGGGGATGTCGAGCGGTCGTCGTAA
- a CDS encoding ribosome-binding factor A, with amino-acid sequence MATLRQRRINERLFEELSLLIPGPADEDDTLADVVVTRVETTQDLATAKVYFRAPTEDEAEIQAIIVALKAAEFGLRAELADVGLRRLPHLVFAFDRAFIAGKRVLDLLDHLSEDPEWTGEGDDPGDKAP; translated from the coding sequence GTGGCCACGCTCCGACAGCGCCGCATCAACGAGCGGCTGTTCGAGGAGCTCTCGCTCCTGATCCCCGGTCCGGCCGACGAGGACGACACGCTGGCCGATGTCGTCGTGACGCGCGTCGAGACGACGCAGGACCTTGCGACGGCCAAGGTCTACTTCCGCGCGCCGACCGAGGACGAAGCCGAAATCCAGGCGATCATCGTCGCGTTGAAGGCGGCCGAGTTCGGGCTGCGGGCGGAACTGGCGGACGTCGGGCTGCGTCGCCTGCCGCATCTCGTGTTCGCGTTCGACCGCGCGTTCATCGCCGGCAAGCGCGTCCTCGACTTGCTCGACCACCTGTCCGAGGATCCCGAATGGACCGGTGAGGGCGACGATCCCGGCGACAAGGCGCCGTGA
- the era gene encoding GTPase Era — MDDPTDLDVDVVDVVDEADDLTDDAVGDDDAAHTDLAELYEAIAPADADDVLARIFGSAAEPSDGVFRSGFVAVVGRPNVGKSTIMNAFVGDKVAIVSPKPQTTRRRILGIRTTDAAQAIFVDTPGIHRPRTPLGSYMVKVARDAIPDADVVVWVVDASVPPRTLDERVGAMVRRAGRPTILALNKTDKLPAEDVAARVAAFTALAGEGALWELTIATRGHNLDRLWALIAAQLPPGPLYYPADQISDQTDRMLVAELVREAALFLLEDEVPHGIEVIVEQWAVRENGVTVIGARLFVEREGHKAIVIGKGGAVLKGIGTRARQEIEKMLEGPVYLELQVGVRPDWRRSAEGTKRMGFV; from the coding sequence ATGGATGACCCAACCGACCTCGACGTCGATGTCGTCGATGTCGTCGACGAAGCCGACGACTTGACGGACGACGCTGTCGGGGACGACGACGCGGCGCATACCGACCTCGCCGAGCTGTACGAGGCGATCGCACCGGCCGATGCGGACGATGTCCTCGCGCGGATCTTCGGCAGCGCCGCCGAGCCGTCCGACGGCGTGTTCCGCAGCGGCTTCGTGGCGGTTGTCGGCCGGCCGAACGTCGGCAAGAGCACGATCATGAACGCCTTCGTCGGCGACAAGGTGGCGATCGTGTCGCCCAAGCCGCAGACGACGCGCCGCCGGATCCTCGGCATCCGCACGACGGACGCGGCGCAGGCGATCTTCGTCGACACACCGGGCATCCACCGGCCGCGGACGCCTCTGGGCAGCTACATGGTCAAGGTGGCGCGCGACGCGATCCCGGATGCGGACGTCGTCGTCTGGGTCGTCGACGCCTCCGTGCCGCCGCGCACGCTCGACGAGCGCGTCGGGGCGATGGTCCGCCGGGCGGGGCGGCCGACGATCCTGGCGCTGAACAAGACGGACAAGCTCCCGGCGGAAGACGTCGCGGCGCGCGTCGCTGCGTTCACGGCGTTGGCCGGCGAGGGCGCACTGTGGGAGCTGACGATCGCCACGCGCGGCCACAACCTCGATCGCCTGTGGGCGCTCATCGCCGCCCAGCTTCCGCCCGGGCCGCTGTACTACCCGGCCGATCAGATCTCCGACCAGACGGACCGAATGCTCGTCGCCGAGCTCGTCCGCGAGGCGGCGCTCTTCCTCCTGGAGGACGAGGTGCCGCACGGCATCGAGGTCATCGTCGAGCAGTGGGCGGTGCGCGAGAACGGCGTGACGGTCATCGGGGCGCGGCTGTTCGTGGAGCGCGAAGGGCACAAGGCGATCGTGATCGGCAAGGGCGGGGCCGTGCTCAAAGGGATCGGCACGCGCGCGCGCCAAGAGATCGAGAAGATGCTCGAAGGGCCGGTGTATCTCGAGCTGCAGGTGGGCGTCCGGCCGGACTGGCGGCGGAGCGCGGAGGGGACGAAGCGGATGGGGTTTGTGTAG
- a CDS encoding class I SAM-dependent methyltransferase: MTPADERGSAAGTGVAGWAMRCPACGHPLGVLPEATASSRSEADHTDADGDADADADADASAVAAIRCTACGAQWPCRDGIWRFLQAEDAARLGAFLAEYTAVRRAEGRAAMTAAERFALPEALSSTPLAWQWRIRAASHRTFCRTVLSGGMPGRVVDVGAGTGWLAWRLAVGGADVLAVDVSDDAGDGLGAGGLYAADLAARGLARRFVRAVAHADRLPVADGAADLVIFNASLHYAVDPAATLAETARAVRPGGRVVVVDSPIYARHSSGAQMVAERAAAFTARYGYPSTAQGSREFLVAGELERIGAAIGLTFRHARPFVDVRWALRPLTARLRGRRAPARFAVSIGTKRGERVGDRHGHGRESGPTRML, translated from the coding sequence GTGACGCCGGCGGACGAGCGCGGATCGGCGGCCGGAACGGGTGTGGCCGGCTGGGCGATGCGCTGTCCGGCATGCGGGCACCCGCTCGGCGTGCTGCCGGAAGCCACGGCCTCCAGCCGGTCGGAAGCGGATCACACAGATGCCGACGGAGATGCCGACGCAGATGCAGATGCAGACGCCAGTGCCGTCGCCGCGATCCGCTGCACCGCATGCGGCGCGCAGTGGCCGTGTCGGGATGGCATCTGGCGCTTCCTCCAAGCGGAGGATGCGGCCCGCCTCGGGGCCTTCTTGGCCGAGTACACCGCCGTACGGCGCGCCGAGGGCCGTGCCGCGATGACGGCCGCGGAGCGGTTCGCGCTGCCCGAGGCGCTGTCGTCGACGCCGCTGGCGTGGCAGTGGCGGATCCGCGCCGCAAGCCACCGCACGTTCTGCCGCACGGTGCTGTCCGGCGGCATGCCCGGGCGGGTTGTCGACGTCGGCGCCGGCACGGGCTGGCTGGCGTGGCGGCTCGCCGTCGGCGGCGCCGACGTGTTGGCCGTCGACGTCAGCGACGATGCGGGTGACGGGCTCGGCGCGGGCGGGCTGTACGCGGCCGATCTCGCCGCGCGCGGCCTGGCTCGACGATTCGTTCGCGCCGTCGCCCATGCCGACCGCCTGCCCGTCGCGGACGGCGCCGCCGATCTCGTCATCTTCAACGCCAGCCTGCACTACGCCGTCGATCCGGCGGCGACGCTGGCCGAGACGGCCCGTGCCGTGCGACCCGGTGGGCGCGTCGTCGTCGTCGACAGTCCGATCTACGCGCGCCATTCGAGCGGGGCGCAGATGGTGGCCGAGCGCGCCGCGGCGTTTACGGCGCGCTACGGCTACCCGTCCACCGCCCAGGGCAGCCGCGAGTTCCTCGTCGCCGGTGAGCTCGAGCGGATCGGCGCGGCCATCGGGCTGACCTTCCGGCACGCGCGACCGTTCGTCGACGTCCGGTGGGCGCTGCGGCCGCTCACGGCGCGGCTGCGTGGCCGCCGGGCGCCGGCGCGGTTCGCGGTGTCGATCGGCACGAAGCGCGGCGAGCGCGTCGGCGATCGACACGGCCACGGCAGAGAGAGCGGTCCGACCCGAATGCTATAA
- the ribF gene encoding riboflavin biosynthesis protein RibF translates to MTDDGLGLPVALTIGKFDGVHLGHHALSTRVRAVARDLGVKAAAVVLHPDPATVLAGRRVPVLTSMMDRMQLLMADGIEAVRWLTFTTEIAALSPAEFLDELDEWYDVQAVVVGPDFAFGKDRAGTLDVLRALGEERGFDVHVVAPVSVDGERAAAGRIRALLTEGDVARAGALIGRPFRLRGRVVEGAKRGRTLGFPTANLALDDDYQLPANGIYTVRAHLQLPDGRDLTKGGAANIGIRPHFDDGDAQTVEVHIIDWDGDLYGTPMAVDFIAFQRPEARFDDVAGLIAQMTSDVERARGEWGG, encoded by the coding sequence ATGACGGACGACGGGCTGGGGCTGCCGGTCGCCTTGACGATCGGCAAGTTCGACGGTGTGCACCTCGGGCACCATGCGCTGTCGACGCGCGTGCGTGCCGTGGCGCGCGATCTGGGCGTGAAGGCCGCGGCGGTCGTGCTCCACCCGGACCCGGCGACGGTGCTTGCGGGCCGGCGCGTGCCGGTGCTGACCTCGATGATGGACCGGATGCAGCTCCTGATGGCCGACGGGATCGAGGCCGTGCGTTGGCTGACGTTCACGACCGAGATCGCCGCGCTGTCGCCGGCAGAGTTCCTCGACGAGCTGGACGAGTGGTACGACGTGCAGGCCGTCGTCGTCGGCCCCGATTTCGCGTTCGGCAAGGACCGCGCCGGCACGCTGGACGTGCTGCGCGCGCTCGGCGAGGAGCGCGGCTTCGACGTGCACGTCGTCGCGCCCGTGAGCGTGGACGGCGAGCGGGCGGCGGCGGGGCGGATCCGCGCTCTGCTCACCGAGGGCGATGTCGCCCGCGCCGGCGCGCTCATCGGCCGGCCGTTCCGGTTGCGCGGGCGCGTCGTCGAGGGCGCCAAGCGTGGACGCACGCTCGGCTTCCCGACGGCCAACCTGGCGCTGGACGACGACTATCAGCTGCCGGCGAACGGGATCTACACCGTGCGCGCGCACCTTCAACTGCCGGACGGCCGCGACTTGACGAAGGGCGGCGCGGCGAACATCGGCATCCGGCCCCACTTCGATGACGGCGACGCGCAAACTGTTGAGGTCCACATCATCGACTGGGACGGCGACTTGTACGGCACGCCGATGGCCGTCGACTTCATCGCCTTCCAGCGGCCCGAGGCGCGGTTCGACGACGTCGCGGGGCTGATCGCGCAGATGACCTCGGATGTCGAACGCGCGCGCGGGGAGTGGGGGGGCTGA
- the truB gene encoding tRNA pseudouridine(55) synthase TruB codes for MMSEDAVEPIEPLEPVVPVGPVEPIDPLEPTRTDGEDAAGDDGGGGGPVDDDAVIPSWATRIYAVPDGIMPLPVAKSKPPSPALALVGSGLAPKSGILNIDKPAGRTSHDVVQAVRRASGEQRVGHAGTLDPMATGVLVICLGSATRVVDDVQAFVKGYRARITLGSATDTYDAMGQVTSTGDAGRLAAIGREDVEAALGAFRGEIAQVPPMVSALKHEGKRLYELARQGIEVERAARSVTVHALDILDWSPPDVTIELLCSRGTYVRSIAHDLGAALGVGGHLSALERTRVGPFTVDDATSLARVVEAFMEGWYGHILHPLDTALVAYPAIVADDAVAADMRAGRQFDAAPPTDRRQPQIRVYHSGGAFVGMARWDAVTERWQPSRVFPPADNSTHSPADNNSPADNKG; via the coding sequence ATGATGTCCGAGGACGCCGTCGAGCCCATCGAGCCCTTGGAGCCGGTGGTGCCGGTGGGGCCGGTGGAGCCGATCGACCCGCTCGAGCCGACGCGAACGGACGGCGAGGACGCGGCGGGCGACGACGGGGGTGGCGGCGGCCCGGTAGACGACGATGCCGTCATCCCGTCGTGGGCGACGCGGATCTACGCCGTGCCGGACGGCATCATGCCGTTGCCCGTGGCCAAGTCGAAGCCGCCTTCGCCCGCATTGGCGCTGGTGGGCAGCGGCCTCGCGCCCAAGAGCGGGATCCTGAACATCGACAAGCCCGCCGGGCGGACGAGCCACGACGTCGTGCAGGCCGTGCGGCGGGCGTCCGGCGAGCAGCGCGTCGGCCATGCCGGAACGCTCGATCCGATGGCCACCGGCGTCCTCGTGATCTGCCTCGGCTCGGCGACGCGCGTCGTGGACGACGTGCAGGCCTTCGTGAAGGGCTACCGTGCCCGGATCACGCTCGGCAGCGCCACGGACACGTACGACGCGATGGGCCAAGTGACGTCCACGGGCGACGCCGGGCGGCTCGCGGCGATCGGGCGCGAGGACGTCGAGGCGGCGCTCGGCGCGTTCCGCGGCGAGATCGCCCAGGTCCCGCCGATGGTCTCGGCGCTGAAGCACGAGGGCAAGCGGCTGTACGAACTGGCCCGCCAGGGCATCGAGGTCGAGCGGGCGGCGCGGAGCGTGACGGTGCACGCCCTCGACATCCTGGATTGGTCGCCGCCCGACGTGACGATCGAACTCCTGTGCTCCCGCGGCACGTACGTGCGGTCGATCGCGCACGACCTCGGCGCCGCACTCGGCGTCGGCGGGCACCTCTCGGCGCTCGAACGCACGCGGGTCGGACCGTTCACCGTCGACGACGCGACGTCGCTCGCGCGCGTCGTCGAGGCGTTCATGGAGGGCTGGTACGGGCATATCCTCCACCCGCTCGACACCGCGCTGGTCGCCTACCCGGCAATCGTGGCCGACGACGCCGTGGCGGCCGACATGCGCGCCGGCCGCCAGTTCGACGCCGCGCCGCCCACCGACCGCCGGCAACCGCAGATCCGGGTCTACCACTCCGGCGGCGCGTTCGTCGGCATGGCGCGCTGGGATGCCGTGACGGAGCGCTGGCAGCCGAGCCGGGTGTTCCCGCCGGCCGACAACTCGACCCACAGCCCGGCCGACAACAACAGCCCGGCCGACAACAAGGGGTAG